The Arachis duranensis cultivar V14167 chromosome 9, aradu.V14167.gnm2.J7QH, whole genome shotgun sequence genomic sequence TGGGATCTGACTACACTAAATTTCCAATCTGCGAGAAGGACTGGAGAAAGGTTCACACCAGGGACAAGGTCTATAATGAATCTGTAAAggtaaaatgttatttttattttttcgtacCATTCCAACTCATAATTTGAATACTACTGACAACTTAATTTTAATGTTGCAGGAAATGTTCCATTTTGAAGAAGATAGTAGAGGAATTATCAAGCGTATAATATTCAAAATGCTAGGAAGAGCTTGGAAGGAAACGAGGAACATATTATACCATCACTGCTATGACCCAGAACTTTCACTTGAAGAAAATATTGAAAACCACCCAGATAGAATTACTACGGACCATTGGAGATGGTTTCTCGATTATCATAATAGCGAAGAGACACAGGTAATATAGTTTTGTTTCATAATAGAAAAAAGTCCATTTATGTCACATTGAGTTAGTTAGAACTAGTGTCTAGTAACTCTTAATTTGATGACATGACAGGAGAAGTGTAAGAAAAATGTTGAGAATCAATCGAAGCAGCATTACACCCACACCGGCGGATCGAAAAGCTTGGCAAGGCtcggagaagaagaagtaatCTAATTTTTGGAATGTTTTTGAACTATATCTTCCTCTACTTATTCACTTTGTCATCATTATTGGTACAGTCAGAATGACAAGGGAGGAGAGTTAGTAAAGGAGAGTTGTATCTCTTAACGCACAAAAGAGCTAATGGCTCCTATCTCTATGATGCAGCTCGGGCTATTGGAGTAAGTAATGTGCTGAGAATCGAGAAGTAGTTTCTCCtatgttttagtttttaaaattttattggaaGTCTGTGCAGTTAACGACTAGCTAATAAATGCTTATAATTGCTTATCTATGTGTGTAGGAAAGAATTGAGGCTATTGAATAACGTGATGAATCCTCTAGACTGTTGTCTTAGAATGATTTGCTTGCTCAAGCTCTCAGAAAGGAGCACTCGGGTAGGGTGTGTGGCATGAGGTTGGGGCCGACTTCTAGTCAAGTCTTCGGTATGAATTCCCATCAGCCGAGCAATGGTTTTAAAAGAGAGGAGACCCAAAGGGTGCTTCTTGAACTACAAGCAGAGTTGGTAGCAGAGAAATTGAAAAGGAAAGCAGTGGAGGATGAAGTAGCAGCTGGGAAGGTCAGGATGTGATATGTCTACTTCAAGGGCAAGGTAGGAAGCTGCCATCAGATGTCGCCGCATGGATGAGTGCCTTGGAGGGACAGAATAGGAAGTAGATCTTAGGATTATGGAACCTTTTCTTCTTTCAGATATACACTTTTATGTTGTTGATTATGCAACTCTTAGTAAGGAGCACACTTCATTGATATTcggataattatattaattaaattaacagTTTTGCTATTGTCATTTaccttgcaatttatttttcgagatataaaataatttaacttaCTAATATTAATAAGGATTAAAAAAtgtacattaaaataaaaaacagcgtGGATTGCCAGTGGACAATACAGTTTTTTTGCGGCCATTTAACCGAAAAATAGTGGCGGTTGCGAACTAGCCgttagaaatttgaaaatttaagttAGGATATAGCTACAGTTTTAAACCGCCGCTAGTTACATTTCAAAAAACATTGGCCATTAAACAGCAGCATTTTCAAACCGCTGGTGATTACATTTGAACAAAACCGTGGCCATTAAACAGCGGCGATTTCAAACCGCCGATCATTTCGTGTGGATCACTATTGTCCAGATCGCAGCGGTTTCAAACCGCCACTAAACATTGTGATGCTATTTCTGCGATTTGCGGCGGTTGTGCCAGCGGTTCCTGAGAATCGCCGCAAAATCATATAACCACCATTAATAGGCGACGCTTAACAAACTGCTGGAATCCCATTTCGCAGTGGCTTAAAACTGCCGCAAATCACTCCAAGAACCGCTGCTATGTCCCGTTTCCTTTATAGTGTCAATGCTTAATCTTTGATGACTCTTGCATCCTTTGTGCATTAATATGAACTCATATTGTCTTTCTTGACCCATTCTTTCCTATTTGAACTTGGTGCTTCTGAGTGTTCTCTTCATGCCATTTGCTTGTGTTgtgactttactcttgcatcaagtgttAGCTAATATGCCCTTCGCTTGTATTGCTctctcacttacatgttgtagctaccgtGTAGTTGAGAACcctactcttatttggcattagcccccgcctatgttctatttgctttgatatcttttcttgtgggcttaatttctttccttttctctccTTACAGGCTGGCCAccaaaaagggaaaggaaaagctttcgaatggggcaacaaacaagtcccTCTACACAACCTTTTGAAAGAGCTCATTAGttgtagcaacccatccaccttgctcttctttgcatgcaccgaggatggtgcaatcttcaagtatGGGGAGAACGAGAACCGACCTCCGTAGGTAACTATTCCttttttccaacaccaattcttaattttctttgttacttagttgttgcattgcatgatagatTGCATTGTAGTTATAATTTGTACATATTCTACCCATTTTTATGTTAGGACTACTTAGTTGAACTGATGATTTTCCTTCCAAGAGAACTATTTTAGGGCACCTGATGAAGGGAAAtcgtcggtaaagaatttcacaaaattagtcgcgttgcaagtatagatctaaaccgacaattaaacctcaatcaaatttaatttgtttgtcactaaagcaaacccaataaaaatctaccgaagtatttaaacctcggatcgtcTCTCAAGTTCGTTACCgtcatcaattgtgatgataATTGTATTTcactttcacttagttaacctttacaataaaggtaagtcaagtgagcaaaatcaacttgggttcacaagtcctaatcaaagactagagttagtgaagcctaagccaatcaGCTATTTTCAATTATCCTTCAACAAGAGAATTTGATAACTCTATAGCATCAACTAATCAATCCAagtcaagaatataaaaagctactTTAAAATCCTCccaaacatttcatcaaacacttggaaggcacaaaataaaagcatagaaaagtaataagagaatataaaatataaaaccaaCAAATGCAAGAgggaataataacaataaattgaagaaagaagcaataaatatgaaatacctcaacttgcattaaaaagaaattgaatctaacatggagttcataaaccaaattggggaaataaacaaatcaacaagagaaataaacaaACCAAAGTACTAGAAcaattaaagtagaagaaaccTAAATTGAAGCAATGTAGGAttttgaaattgagaagaaataaccctaaaaacctaaacctagagagaggagagagcgcCTCTCtttctagaaaactacatctacaCCTAATGTTCTCAGAATGAATGTTGAATGATTGATtcctccactctgcagcctctaatcagtTTTTTCGAGCTTGAAAGTAGGCCAAAAATAACCCAGAAACTGCCCCTAGCGATTTCTGATACGTACAGCACGTGGCtccgtcacgcgtacgcgtcgcttgtctGCCGCACTATCCACACGTATGTGTCATCTCACAGCAAGGCAACTATGAcaaattgcatatcattttaaagcaccgaatgttagctttccaacgcaactagaactgcctcattcggacctctgtagctcaagttatgtctGATTTAGTACAAAGAGATAGGCTTGACAGCTTTGtaattctttcaattttttgtattccttccacttttgcatgcttcctttccatcctctaagccattcctgccctataaaccttGAAAACACTCAGCAaatatatcacggcatcgaatggtaataagaaaggattaaaaatagcaaatttaaggccaaagaaacatgttttcagtcatagcacaaaattaggaaggaaaatgtaaaacatgcgaattcaatgaataagtgtgacaataatggataaaatccactaaattaagcacaagataaaccgtaaaatagcagtttatcaatctccccacacttaaatattagcatgtcctctTGCTAAGCTCAAGAAAAGCTATAAAGAGTAAAGACAAaatggtaggatgtatgaaatACAACCTATTTGTATGAATGCAGTTAGATGCAAAatgcttttacctacttggtaaaaagtaaataaaccttttaagaacaaatataaactggattttactaattcaaatcataaaaaatgaaGTATAAATagacttgcagaagaaaatatCTCATGAAAGCcaggaacaaagaatcgagcatcgaacccttactggaagtgtatacactctaatcactctagTGTTTGAGGGTCGATTCTCTcggttctctactaatcttgctttctaaagtttgctcttcttctaccagtcaacaaaaatttaatgcatgaatacacatatcaagaggtcttttcacgggttgtaatggggttagggccAAGGTAGAaatgtatttggttaagtggactaaaatccaaaTCCTTGATCAACCTAAACTTCTCACCTAACCTAAGATATTCCAGGTCATTACAATGCAAAACCTAGCCATCAATTAACTATTTTTCCACAAATTCATGCACCTTGATATCTTATAAGTACAAGTCATATGCATTAGTTTACTTATTTGCATTGGGATATTTTGTCCCCTTCttatttatttgctctttttttattatttcttattatttttttctttcttttttttcagtGAATTAATGCATATGATTTATGTTGCATGAACAAGTGCTCAATTTGTTTTCACATTTTCATATAAGCATATAAAGTACCCAATCTTCTAAACATGTATTCCCCCAATTCAATTTTCCTACACTTAATTCATGTGCAcatcactagtctaagctaatcaaggattcggATTAAGGACAATTATTATTTTACGcctagagttaatgatgtgctataACAAAGAACAAAAGGGGTAATATAGGCTCAATATGTGGTTGCAAGGGTAATGatagggtaaggccatatggatATGTGAGCTATAgcgaaacaaggcctcaatcatataagtgtatgcatacagTAAACCatggaaataaagaatcaagcaagatatagatcacaattttagagagaacaacacacaccaaaataaaatattagttgataaaatgcaactaatcaagtaggctcaaaatctcactggttttgtgtgttcgagctctaaaactATGTTCCAGAAATAaatttcttcaagcaagtttaacaaaattttaattcaacttAGTGGAATGCTATAAAATAGTATCTTGAAAAGAGAAtaattacttcaaccaagtagttggtaaaatatgcacaaaatcaaacaaacatgcaatcaaacatgcaaatgcaacaactaattaaacaaagaaaactaaacaTTGGTGTTAACACAGGAAGTAGTTACCGCCGAAGTCGGTAtcgatctccccacacttaaagattgcactgtcctcggtgcatACAATGATGTACAAGTGGGCGGGTGGCTCCAACTGAAGCATTTCTCAAAAGtctgtgcagatggacttgtttgttgccccgttgagaagcttttcctttcccttctcggtggccatcctgaaagaagagaaaaaggagaaaaagtaaCCCATAAACAAAGATTTGTAGACAAATAAACATGGGTGGGCTAATGCCAAAGAATAATgaggttctcaactacatggtagctacaacatgaaGTGAGAAAATAATGTGAGCAAATGGCATATCACTAGTGCAAGAATTGCAATAATGGGGGGAGAGAgagtgggtaatgaaagacaatataactttatgtcaatgcaaaaggaatacaattttcataaaatattagcattgacttataaATAACATTACCCAACAatataaaacaagtcactaagcaccaaaataaaGCAAGAAAAATGCAATAGTGGAATAAgaacatttaacaccaatggaaaaataataacttaGAAAAGACAAGAAAAACATGCACAAAGGTAAAATGCAATTAATGAAAATacgcaaataaattaagtaaaatagaatgaaagagaataaggaGGAGAAGTCAAAGAAATGAAAACGAAGGAAGt encodes the following:
- the LOC110275730 gene encoding uncharacterized protein LOC110275730; protein product: MPRVGHFTKKARVDTACQQPQVGFDAASTSQRADCPILPSNGSGAPASSRRDLDLEADEVDSFDQHVDNLFAASDAQKRKERKTTEFWDVKTIEFDGTIKQIKLSVKEAMKPPNGRKILLRFNSTLQPVGDEAGLLSGVMGLLGSDYTKFPICEKDWRKVHTRDKVYNESVKEMFHFEEDSRGIIKRIIFKMLGRAWKETRNILYHHCYDPELSLEENIENHPDRITTDHWRWFLDYHNSEETQEKCKKNVENQSKQHYTHTGGSKSLARLGEEENDLLAQALRKEHSGRVCGMRLGPTSSQVFGMNSHQPSNGFKREETQRVLLELQAELVAEKLKRKAVEDEVAAGKVRM